One window from the genome of Dongia rigui encodes:
- a CDS encoding IscS subfamily cysteine desulfurase, translating to MNIANQNIKSANQEHAGVNLPKLPIYLDYQATTPCDPRVVEAMLPFFTEHFGNPHSRNHKYGWDAEAAVEKARAQIASIIKADEKEIIFTSGATESNNLAIKGVARFFKDKKNHIITTNTEHKCVLDSCRHLEQEGFKITYLPVQQNGLINLDDLRNAITPQTVLVSIMAVNNEIGVVQPLAEIGKLCREKGVFFHTDAAQAVGKIPLDVDAMNIDLLSISGHKIYGPKGIGALYVRRKPRVRLEALIHGGGQERGFRSGTLPTPLCVGLGEACAIAEKEMGAESERLKKLQQRFLDGIRAKLDEVYLNGDAEHRIPGNLNLSFAHVEGEGLMMGIKDLCVSSGSACTSASLEPSYVLRALGVEIEMAHTSLRIGIGRFTTEQEVDYAVEHLVQAVQRLREMSPLWEMAQAGIDIKSIQWAEH from the coding sequence ATGAATATCGCGAACCAGAATATTAAGTCGGCGAACCAGGAGCATGCGGGTGTGAATCTGCCCAAGCTGCCGATCTATCTGGATTACCAGGCGACGACGCCCTGCGATCCACGCGTGGTTGAGGCGATGCTGCCGTTTTTCACCGAGCATTTCGGCAATCCGCATTCCCGGAACCACAAATACGGCTGGGATGCCGAGGCGGCGGTCGAAAAGGCGCGCGCCCAGATCGCCAGCATCATCAAGGCCGACGAGAAGGAAATCATCTTCACCTCGGGCGCCACGGAATCGAACAACCTGGCGATCAAGGGCGTGGCACGGTTTTTCAAGGACAAGAAGAACCACATCATCACCACCAATACCGAGCATAAATGCGTGCTCGATTCCTGCCGCCATCTCGAGCAGGAAGGCTTCAAGATCACCTATTTGCCGGTGCAGCAGAACGGCCTGATCAATCTCGACGATTTGCGCAACGCGATCACGCCGCAGACGGTGCTGGTCTCGATCATGGCGGTCAACAACGAGATCGGTGTCGTCCAGCCGCTGGCCGAGATCGGCAAGCTGTGCCGCGAGAAGGGCGTGTTCTTCCACACCGATGCAGCACAAGCCGTGGGCAAGATTCCGCTCGATGTCGACGCGATGAACATCGACCTGCTCTCGATCTCCGGCCACAAGATCTACGGGCCCAAGGGCATCGGCGCGCTCTATGTTCGCCGCAAGCCGCGCGTGCGCTTGGAAGCCCTCATTCATGGTGGCGGCCAGGAGCGCGGCTTCCGTTCCGGCACGCTGCCGACCCCGCTTTGCGTCGGATTGGGTGAGGCTTGCGCGATCGCCGAAAAGGAAATGGGCGCCGAGAGCGAGCGTCTGAAGAAGTTGCAGCAGCGTTTCCTCGACGGTATCCGCGCCAAGCTCGACGAGGTCTATCTCAACGGCGATGCAGAACACCGCATCCCGGGCAACCTCAATCTTTCCTTCGCCCATGTCGAAGGCGAGGGCCTGATGATGGGGATCAAGGATCTTTGCGTCTCGTCGGGTTCGGCGTGCACCTCGGCGTCGCTGGAGCCTTCTTACGTGCTGCGCGCGCTGGGCGTCGAAATCGAGATGGCGCACACATCGCTCCGGATCGGCATCGGCCGCTTCACCACCGAGCAGGAAGTGGATTACGCCGTCGAGCATCTCGTCCAGGCGGTGCAGCGCCTGCGTGAAATGAGCCCGCTCTGGGAAATGGCGCAAGCGGGTATTGATATCAAGTCGATCCAATGGGCCGAGCACTAA
- the iscU gene encoding Fe-S cluster assembly scaffold IscU, translating into MYSEKVVDHYENPRNVGGFGKEEAGIGTGLVGAPACGDVMKLQIKVGADGRIEDAKFKTFGCGSAIASSSLATEWVKGKTLDEAASIKNTEIAQHLALPPVKIHCSVLAEDAIKAAIKDYREKTGTAEKAAE; encoded by the coding sequence ATGTATAGCGAAAAAGTCGTCGACCACTACGAGAACCCCCGCAATGTCGGTGGTTTCGGCAAAGAAGAAGCAGGCATCGGCACGGGCCTCGTTGGCGCGCCGGCTTGCGGCGACGTCATGAAGCTGCAGATCAAAGTCGGCGCCGACGGCCGCATCGAGGACGCCAAGTTCAAGACCTTTGGCTGTGGCTCGGCCATTGCCTCGTCGTCGCTTGCGACCGAATGGGTGAAGGGCAAGACGCTCGACGAAGCGGCGAGCATCAAGAACACCGAGATCGCGCAGCACCTGGCCTTGCCGCCGGTCAAGATCCATTGCTCGGTCCTCGCCGAAGACGCGATCAAGGCGGCAATCAAGGATTACCGCGAGAAGACCGGCACGGCGGAGAAGGCTGCAGAATGA